A window of Blattabacterium cuenoti contains these coding sequences:
- the carA gene encoding glutamine-hydrolyzing carbamoyl-phosphate synthase small subunit, with product MKENSSSNKKAMLILEDGTKYKAFHFGASVSSSGEVVFNTAMTGYPESLTDPSYKGQILTYTYPIIGNYGVPIDFNNTEDTKKEGYICPFYESDKIQVSGLLISYYSNRPYHWNMTYTLSDWLEYNGIPGLYNIDTRSLAKKLRKKGGSMLGKILIEKENIPFYDPNQENLAKQVSICKKVIYGKGKYKILIVDFGLKNNILRCLLARNCTIIRVPWDYDFTKEKYDGLVLSNGPGNPKLYKVPIYYIRKVMKIDKPIFGICLGHQLLGLAAGGKTYKLEYAHRGVNQPVVLINTRQHFITSQNHSFGLDYTPQLYRNWKVFFKNLNDNTCEGIIHNSKPFFSVQFHPEASSGPMDTEFLFDIFMNSVIRRYNINHLQKNENR from the coding sequence ATGAAAGAGAATAGTAGTAGTAACAAAAAGGCAATGTTAATATTAGAAGATGGTACAAAGTATAAAGCGTTTCATTTCGGAGCATCAGTTTCTTCTTCTGGAGAAGTAGTTTTTAACACTGCAATGACAGGTTATCCAGAAAGTTTAACAGATCCTTCTTACAAAGGACAAATTCTAACTTATACTTATCCTATTATTGGAAATTATGGAGTACCAATTGATTTTAACAATACTGAGGATACTAAAAAAGAAGGATATATTTGTCCATTTTATGAATCAGATAAAATTCAAGTCTCAGGATTACTAATTTCTTATTATTCTAATCGTCCATACCATTGGAATATGACATATACTTTATCAGATTGGTTAGAATATAATGGTATACCTGGATTATATAACATAGATACAAGATCACTCGCTAAAAAATTGAGAAAAAAAGGTGGATCTATGTTGGGAAAAATTTTAATAGAAAAAGAAAATATTCCCTTTTATGATCCTAATCAAGAAAATTTAGCAAAACAAGTTTCTATTTGTAAAAAAGTTATATATGGAAAAGGTAAATATAAAATACTGATTGTAGATTTCGGGTTAAAGAATAATATTTTACGTTGTTTATTAGCAAGAAATTGTACAATTATAAGAGTTCCATGGGATTATGATTTTACAAAAGAAAAATATGATGGATTAGTACTTTCTAATGGTCCTGGAAATCCAAAACTTTATAAAGTTCCTATATACTATATACGTAAGGTGATGAAAATAGATAAACCAATATTCGGTATTTGTCTAGGGCATCAATTGTTGGGACTAGCAGCTGGAGGAAAAACTTATAAATTGGAATATGCACATAGAGGAGTTAATCAACCAGTAGTATTGATCAATACTAGACAACATTTTATTACATCACAAAATCATAGTTTTGGATTAGATTATACCCCCCAACTTTATAGAAACTGGAAAGTGTTTTTTAAAAATTTGAATGATAATACTTGTGAAGGAATTATTCATAATAGCAAACCTTTTTTTTCTGTGCAATTTCATCCAGAAGCATCTAGTGGACCTATGGATACTGAATTTTTATTTGATATTTTTATGAACTCTGTTATTAGAAGATATAATATTAACCATCTTCAAAAGAATGAAAATAGATAA
- a CDS encoding aspartate aminotransferase family protein, with the protein MKLFDVYSILNVKLQQSKGVYVFDQQNNMYLDFYGGHAVISIGHSHPNYIQSLTNQINQISYYSNSVIIHQQQKLANLLGKSSGYEEYSLFLCNSGTESNENALKIASFHTGKKKVIAFKGAFHGRTSGSVSVTDNYKLVSPFNTQHNITFLKYKDLDLLEKELQHEDVCAVITEGIQGISGIIDPGSNFFCQATKICKKYDAVFIVDEVQSGYGRTGLFFAHQLYSIKPDLITIAKGMGNGFPIGAVLIHPKFKPYHGMLGTTFGGSHLACTAGISVLEIIKKENLIANAKLMGELLLQKLHIISSIKKIRGRGLMMGLEFDFTVDDLKNVLIFKEKVFVGVSSNPYVLRLLPPLSIKECHVNLFVKKLKNALSFLGKT; encoded by the coding sequence ATGAAATTATTTGATGTTTATTCTATTCTAAATGTAAAACTGCAACAGAGTAAAGGAGTTTATGTTTTTGATCAACAAAATAATATGTATTTAGATTTTTATGGAGGACATGCAGTTATATCTATTGGGCACTCACATCCAAATTATATTCAATCTTTAACAAATCAAATTAATCAAATTTCCTATTATTCAAATAGTGTTATTATTCATCAACAACAAAAATTAGCTAATTTACTTGGAAAGAGTTCAGGATATGAAGAGTATTCATTATTTCTTTGTAATTCTGGAACGGAATCTAATGAAAATGCATTGAAAATTGCTTCTTTTCATACAGGTAAAAAAAAAGTGATTGCTTTTAAAGGAGCTTTTCATGGAAGAACTAGTGGAAGTGTATCAGTTACGGATAATTATAAATTAGTATCTCCATTCAATACTCAACATAACATCACTTTTCTCAAGTACAAAGATCTTGATCTTTTGGAAAAAGAATTACAACATGAAGATGTTTGTGCTGTAATTACGGAAGGAATACAAGGTATTTCTGGTATTATTGATCCAGGATCAAATTTTTTTTGTCAAGCAACTAAAATATGCAAAAAATATGATGCGGTATTTATTGTTGATGAGGTGCAAAGTGGATATGGAAGAACTGGATTATTTTTTGCTCATCAATTATATTCTATTAAACCGGATTTAATAACTATTGCTAAAGGAATGGGCAATGGATTTCCTATAGGAGCTGTATTAATTCATCCTAAATTTAAACCTTATCATGGAATGTTGGGAACTACCTTTGGTGGTAGCCATTTAGCTTGTACTGCAGGAATTTCTGTGTTAGAGATCATTAAAAAAGAAAATTTAATTGCAAATGCTAAACTAATGGGGGAATTATTGTTACAAAAATTACATATAATATCTTCAATCAAAAAAATCAGAGGAAGAGGATTAATGATGGGCTTAGAATTTGATTTTACTGTTGATGATTTAAAAAATGTTCTAATATTTAAAGAAAAAGTTTTTGTTGGTGTATCCAGTAATCCTTATGTTTTGCGATTGTTACCTCCATTGAGTATTAAAGAATGTCATGTTAATTTGTTTGTTAAAAAGTTAAAAAACGCATTATCATTTTTAGGAAAAACATGA